One window from the genome of Saccopteryx leptura isolate mSacLep1 chromosome 8, mSacLep1_pri_phased_curated, whole genome shotgun sequence encodes:
- the MAGEF1 gene encoding LOW QUALITY PROTEIN: melanoma-associated antigen F1 (The sequence of the model RefSeq protein was modified relative to this genomic sequence to represent the inferred CDS: inserted 3 bases in 2 codons; deleted 3 bases in 3 codons; substituted 1 base at 1 genomic stop codon), with translation QLPLPTPQAEGQKDGGQDGETRPCRLAGGGPEPQPAGKPQRGPWRLEGGDGGGGGGGAEPALTRKGTRRLAVKALARRRAHRRLGRTVAELGQFLLVKGKKKSPIARSEMLKYVTGDLKIFFPEIIARAAERLRYVLGFELSAWQKAPYTYILINKLKPLEKEEXDLGGDVPGLGLLMMILGFIYMKGKSARQAPAWEMLRGLEVCSSKCXYLIGHMKKLIMGDFMQQRYLNYTQVPHNSQPECELSWDPQSNLETNKXEIPGFMSKLHKKEPQSWPVQNHEASKARAETSVRAWVRTRANARAGIRPWRGLRKGGGGGGAP, from the exons CAGCTGCCTCTCCCTACTCCTCAGGCCGAGGGGCAGAAGGATGGCGGCCAGGACGGTGAGACGAGACCCTGCCGCCTCGCAGGAGGAGGCCCTGAGCCCCAACCTGCAGGAAAGCCCCAGAGAGGACCCTGGCGCCTTGAGGGCggggatggtgggggtgggggtgggggtgcagagccCGCCCTTACTCGGAAAGGCACGAGGCGCTTGGCAGTCAAAGCCTTGGCCCGGCGCAGGGCCCACCGCCGTCTGGGTCGGACGGTGGCGGAGTTGGGGCAGTTCCTGCTGGTGAAAGGC AAAAAGAAGAGCCCCATCGCTCGCTCCGAGATGCTGAAATACGTTACCGGAGACTTAAAG ATCTTTTTCCCTGAGATCATCGCTAGGGCCGCAGAACGTCTGCGGTATGTCCTTGGTTTTGAGCTA TCAGCTTGGCAGAAAGCACCATATACTTATATCCTTATCAACAAACTGAAACCTCTTGAGAAGGAAGAGTAGGATCTGGGAGGCGATGTCCCCGGATTGGGTCTCTTAATGATGATCTTGGGCTTTATCTACATGAAAGGTAAAAGCGCCAGGCAGGCACCGGCCTGGGAGATGCTGCGTGGGTTGGAGGTGTGTTCCTCAAAGTG CTACCTCATTGGGCACATGAAGAAGCTTATTATGGGAGATTTCATGCAGCAGCGATACCTCAATTACACGCAGGTACCTCACAACAGTCAACCGGAATGTGAATTATCTTGGGATCCCCAAAGCAACCTGGAAACCAACA ATGAAATTCCTGGTTTCATGTCCAAGCTCCATAAAAAGGAACCCCAGTCCTGGCCAGTGCAGAATCATGAGGCCTCCAAGGCCAGAGCTGAAACCAGCGTGAGGGCTTGGGTTAGGACCAGAGCTAATGCTAGGGCTGGCATCCGCCCCTGGCGAGGGCTgagaaagggtgggggtgggggtggggcgccATGA